In Citrus sinensis cultivar Valencia sweet orange chromosome 3, DVS_A1.0, whole genome shotgun sequence, the sequence AGGTAAGCACTGCAGCCTTCAGCTTCTCATACCTGAAATTTCAGGTTATTATGCGAAAATAATGGAGAATCTGTATTCTAGTTGTAAATGAGCATTAATAgaccaaaatcatttttctaacAATCTAATAGTTGAATCTTTACCGTTTAATAATCTTTTGCATCTGTGCTAATTCCCAAGCTTCTgcttttttttctatattcCCGTGCCTTGGTGGAATTCCTAGCCCTTGGTCCATAGCCTGAGGGGCCGTGGATCTTGCAGAAGGCGAAAGACTTGGTCTACTTACTGGGAAAGCACTTTCTTGTGCCCTACGGTCCACCTCTGCTGAGCTTCTAGAAGTTTCACCTGCTAAATAATGCATTAGTATTTTGAGACAAGACCTCACTGTGAAATTCTATATCTGGTTTTTGCGATTACCTCTATTTTTATGATCCTTACTGGAGGGTTGCCTAGTTATGGAATCCTCTTTTCTACTCTTTAACTTTGTCCTTGACACTTCAAGCTCCTTTCTAATGTTCCTTCTATTTTGTGCTTCAGCTTCTTCTGCTAAGTAAATGGAAAATGCTGCAGCTGCAACTGCAGCCGCATACTCACTTTCCTGGGGATCATTATCGTGACTCATTTCATCAGGAAACTGCCTCTGGAACCAGTTTTGAACCTTGTCACCTAAAACACCTGGAAATTTGtggcaattgaaatttttacatTGATCGCGTGTACattgattgaaaattaaacCCAGTGAGCCAAAGTAAATGAAGTAGTTTATAAGAAATAACTATGAAGCACATCAGTACCCGTAAAAGATTCTAGTTTAGATAATAGACTGCTTTGAGTGCTGTTGTTGGATTCCACATGTTGCGGATCAGAAAATCTCACTCTAGCAGAAAGTCATCAGTGACAATAACATTGCAAAATGATTCAGAACAAGCGTAGTCGAGACCCCTGAAAATGTTTTGTCAAGAACAATATGCAGGATTCTTgtgacttttcttttgttatcaGAGATGTGGATTCTTGATATCAGAttacactaaaaaaattattgcgaAAATCAAAactgacaaaaattaatagaatttgagattaaaaagaaagaaagaaagaaaagaaactattAGCTGGAGAGTGGTGTTGGTACCTCTTGTCGATCTTCTGTTCTGTCTGCAGGTTCTGCAAATGTTAAATGGAACGAGAAGCCTGCAAAGGAAGTCTTGCTTTTAACCCATGAACAAGAAGGGCAACAAGCAACCTCGGATATTCTTTGCACACAGCTTTTCATGGAAGCAAAGAATCTCTACACTATTTTAACGAGTTGTTCCTTCCCCCCCCAAAATTTAACAacttttttactttgttttgctttctttCTCTGTTAGTGCACATCTTTTGCTACATAATTAACGTAAAAAACTCAAGAGATTTTGAAGCTAATGCAAGTATTTATTCCTTATTCCCTCTGAATGGAAAGGGTATAATGGCACATGCACATTAATTCCATTAGCATGAGTTTCAAACTTGacttatgattaaattaataatcagttttgctttcattttatcttttctccCACCGTGGTTGGCCAAATCTTGGAAACTCAACTGATCCACCTGAATAAGCAAATTATTTAACCCCAAGCCATAAGCCATATTCTTCAAGAGTCAAGGAATAGGAACAGATGTTAGGCTCTGCTCTATTTACTATAGAATCCTGGCTTTGCTTGGTTATGAGGTTTTCACTTTTCACATATTATAAAGTACTTGCCGCAGTTCCAGCTTAGAAAAAACATTTTTACCCGTGTGATTTCATCTCAAGATTCCAATAGATGAATATCACATTATTTAGGATctaatttttggaattttctttattattgtttaaatattatatgaagttaattaataacattattttacttAGTAGTCTATTAATAGACattgtaaatcttttatttcaaattttattcaaaatgatatattaattcCAAGTAAAAACTTTAGGACAGTTTAATACATTCAGTAGAATAATTGTGATTTCAATAGATTGTAATAAAACGATtttttaggggaaaaaaaacctACTTCcataactaattttatataatagaatatttatttaaagacATAGTTATGGTGAACAgtggtaccataccacagttgcacctacTATTGGATCTAATTATTTACTCTCAccttaaattcaattcaatcgCTGAAAACAATTGTGGTATGTTAGCATAGTTATACCATAGTTGGACCCTAAATAATGCATATAGTATTAAATGTGTGGGACCCATATTTTCAGCGTGTCAGCTTAATGTCCAACCAGCTGAAACGACGCCGTATGACGTTTTCCCGCCTTCAAGGATCTCAACTTTCAAATCAGCTCCCTGATCAAAATCCCTAACCAAACGGAAAAATGGAGATCACTGAAGAACAAAGACAAAGAGCCGAAGCCAATCGATTAGCGGCGCTAGCGAAGCGAAAGGCTCTCCTGCAGTCGGCCACAACTGCCAGCAATCGTCAAGACGCTTGGAGGCTCTCCAAATGCCGGAAATTCTCTACCGAACCTGCCCATTTCCCGAAATCCGCGTTGGCCGACCCAAATTCGACGACCCAACTGCCCGAAAATTTCCGGGTCAGGCTAGAAATCTGTTCACCCGACTCCTTCTCTGTCACGCCCTTAGCAATCGAGGGTTTTGTGTACCCAGGAGAGGAAGAGTGTTTGAGGAGACTTGGTCAATGGTTATCTGATGTAAGcttcatttcttcttctttttttcccccttattGAAGTATGTGTTCTTCTTGGGTGGTGAGAAAGtgcaagaaattaaaagtgaAAGAGAAAGGGAGAGAAAATGTGGGTAAATATGTTGAATTGTTAGTCATTGTGTTCTATTTTTGGTTATCTATAGTTAACATATAAATCTTGATTATTTGTGATTCTTGAAAATAATGAGGGGCAGGAAATTAAGAAAAGCCTTAATCACTTGACAAAGTTAATATTTGAGAAAAGTTGTTATTATGTGGTTTTATGTGCATATAGAATTGGTATGTTTTCTGTTGGGTTTGTTTGTATGATGCTTCTGAATGTGAGTCTTAAACCTTCGTTTGGAtggtaaagaaaagaaaaatctctctTTGTTTATGCCTTAAAGTGTGGAACAAAATGGAAAGGAAAGTGGTGCTTAAGATTGTGAGAAAATTTAGGTTAAGTATTGTCGTTTCACCCATTCAGTTTCAAAATAAAAGCTCAAGATTGGAGGCAATGAGGCACATTCTTCGTTCTAAGGTGCTTTTTGTGTGGTGATTTCATTTAGGGTGTTGCATCACTAGTATGGTCTATTAGTTACAACTGTcattaattgtgttattttttgGTATTATGGATCTTCTTTtatgttatttcatttttgcatAGGTCATGCCATCGCACTATACGCAGAATAACAGTGGTGGAAAGGCCTGTGTTTATAAGCTCAGGGATTATAATCCAGTTTTGACATGTTTGAAGAACTCGGCTGGTATTGAGGTTGAAGGAATACCTTGGGTTACATTAAATGTTGTCGAGAAACTTTCTCATTCAATTGATACTGGAAGATGGAACCCGTGCAGACCGGAACACTTGTCTGATGAAGTTGTCGATGAAATGATAGGAAAGCTGCCAAAATCTCTATTGGACGTAATCTTGCCTTTCCAGCTTGAAGGTGTCAGATTTGGTTTGCGAAGAGGTGGTCGGTGTCTTATTGCAGATGAAATGGGACTTGGAAAAACACTCCAGGTAACTACTCAGATCATGTGATCTATGTCTCATTGCTTGCTTAACATCTTTTTAACCTTTTGGGATTGTAGTTTCTGATTCAGATTCTTAGTTATGCCTTTTAGATGGTTTGAAAATGTCTTATCAGAGATAAAAAGAAGCCTGACGATGTTACACTTTTCTATGCATAACTTGTTTGCAGGCTATTGCAATTGCAGCCTGTTTCATAAGTGCAGGTTCTATACTTGTTGTATGTCCAGCAATTTTACGTCTTTCATGGGCAGAAGAATTGGAGCGTTGGCTTCCCTTTTGTTTGCCTGCCGATATTCATCTTGGTAAATTTCCCATTCATGTTTCATAATAATGTTTATCAGATGTTGGGAGTTTTGTCCACTGCAGGTAGATTCTAACAGAAGAGTTTAGGTAAAACTATATAGATATGCAGAGTATTTGACCTggctgaaaaaaaataaaatcaaagattgagAAAAGATTGcttagaatttaatttctttatgttTGTAGATTTTCCCAGTTTAGAGTTCAGAGATAATCATTGCACATGTCCCTACAATTACTTGAATGTTTAGGGCTCCAGCTTTCTGATAATTGATTGTATGAGGATTAAATTTCCacttataattatttgttttgtcttCAGTTTTTGGTCATCGAAATAATCCCGTCCATTTAACAAGGTTCCCGAGAGTAGTAGTTATTTCTTATACAATGCTTCACCGTTTGCGAAAGAGCATGATTGAGCAAGAATGGGCTCTCTTGATAGTTGATGAATCTCACCATGTACGATGTTCCAAGAGAACATCTGAACCAGAAGAGGTAGATAAGATTTCCAATTTGTTGGCTGTATCTTAATTCTTAGTTAATAGATAGATATGAGTGTGATTGCTTATCAACAAATACTGCTTaagcttaattattttactgtGTCATCTTTTGAAGTACCTTTGCTTGACGCGAAGAAAACAGTGCCTCAAGAATACATTGATTAATGAACAATTTAACCTGTAGGAAAAAATCATGTTTAGAATACATACACTGTTATACGTATCTATCTTGATCATGGTATGGATGGCCTTAACATGTCTTGGCTAAATATAAACCTACATTTTTGAACTACAATGAAAATCCTCGCGCTAGTAAATGCTAGTAATTAGCAGTGAGGTTTATACTGAGAAAGTTCTCTTTTCTGAGGATATTTGCGTTACAGTCACCATTTCTGTTTCTCCTTTAGTGAGTGATGTAACTAGAAATTGCTTGAGGTAAACCCCttctttcaagttttttttttttaaaaataaatctatgtattgtatgttatattattttttgtattaacAGGTAAAAGCTGTTCTCGATGTGGCAGCGAAGGTTAAGCGCATAGTTCTACTCTCAGGGACACCTTCTTTGTCAAGGTTGTATCTGGGTCTCTGAAGAAATAATAGTGgcattttttataaatcttgCATCATTCTTGGGTTGAACAAAACAGATGTTCTTTTATCTGTCTAGTTCTTTTTTAGCTTTTATATGATCTGTTTGGTTTTCTATTAAGTTTATATTTACTGTATCCTAATatctcattttatattttttcctaGGTGATCATAGGCCGTATGACATTTTCCATCAGATAAACATGTTGTGGCAAGTTTCTTGATCCCATTATGCTATTGATTTACTTCTCTCTATGTTTGGCATTTTCGCCtgttactttatttattttttattctttttttgacAATGCTTCTGTATTGTAGGCCTGGTTTGCTAGGAAAGGCTAAGTATGACTTTGCAAAAACTTACTGTGATGTCAAAACAGTCCAGGGTTATCAAGGACAACTTTTCCAGGTAGTGTTCAGAAAACACTATATGGGTTTTACAGATGCTTATGCATGAATGCATTGTATCTAGTAAACCTAAAATATTCCCattataatgattttttaagtAAAGTGCAGGACCCTGTAATTCAGACACATGCTTATTTTGAAGATGCTGataacttttgcttttgcatAATCTTCTACTaaggatttttatcttttttgtcttTGGTTCTTTTAACATCTTGCTAGTTTGACTCCTTTTTGGCTGGATAATGGTTTCTGTTATTCAGTAATTGTGGATGATGTTCTGACTGTTTAATTGTCATGATTGAAAATTCTAAATGTTTCATGGGATCATCTTGCAGGATTTTTCAAAGGGTGTTCGCTTGGAGGAGTTAAATGTGTTACTTAAGCAAACCGTCATGGTATTCTCTTGTCTATATAAGCTCAATGAATGTGAACTATTGTCAATATTCTTTTaggtttgttttaataatgCACTTGAaaggaagggaaaaaaattcaaaaacctTAGATACTGCTATGGTCTGAACAACAAC encodes:
- the LOC102610074 gene encoding remorin 1.4 isoform X1, whose translation is MSHDNDPQESEYAAAVAAAAFSIYLAEEAEAQNRRNIRKELEVSRTKLKSRKEDSITRQPSSKDHKNRAGETSRSSAEVDRRAQESAFPVSRPSLSPSARSTAPQAMDQGLGIPPRHGNIEKKAEAWELAQMQKIIKRYEKLKAAVLTWEYEKKFQAKLKMEKRKAELDKKRTLNQQHYQNKIARIERIAGGARAQAEEERIKKEAEIKEKARMIRSREKAPVKYCLCC
- the LOC102610074 gene encoding remorin 1.4 isoform X2, producing the protein MSHDNDPQESEYAAAVAAAAFSIYLAEEAEAQNRRNIRKELEVSRTKLKSRKEDSITRQPSSKDHKNRGETSRSSAEVDRRAQESAFPVSRPSLSPSARSTAPQAMDQGLGIPPRHGNIEKKAEAWELAQMQKIIKRYEKLKAAVLTWEYEKKFQAKLKMEKRKAELDKKRTLNQQHYQNKIARIERIAGGARAQAEEERIKKEAEIKEKARMIRSREKAPVKYCLCC